A region of Gammaproteobacteria bacterium DNA encodes the following proteins:
- the egtB gene encoding ergothioneine biosynthesis protein EgtB, whose product MYRRIRQASETLAAPLEIEDYVIQATLEASPPKWHLAHVSWFFETFLLSPFLKGYQVFHPDFRYIFNSYYDQISGGYFPRPQRGLLSRPTVAEVYRYRQYVDGHMEKLIRTVSDKDWPQVNDRLRIGVNHEQQHQELLLTDIKFNLAFNPLRPAYRSDLPASEPRNVPDTQWMPFDGGQATIGFSGDGFAFDNEVPGHKVTLGDYRLSSRPVTNAGYQEFIEDGGYGNPALWLADGWRIVRTEDWTAPLYWERRDGVWVTMTLGGPRPVAATEPVVHVSYYEADAYATWAGRRLPTEAEWENAAGTVPVKGNFVESGYLHPLPAAGEGELLQMYGDVWEWTQSAYLPYPGYAPPDGALGEYNGKFMCGQMVMRGGSCATPTDHIRPSYRNFFYPRDRWQFKGFRLAEDA is encoded by the coding sequence ATGTACCGGCGCATCAGGCAGGCCAGCGAGACCCTGGCCGCGCCGCTCGAGATCGAGGACTATGTGATTCAGGCCACGCTGGAGGCGAGTCCGCCCAAGTGGCACCTCGCGCACGTCTCCTGGTTCTTCGAGACCTTTCTGCTGAGTCCCTTCCTCAAGGGCTATCAGGTCTTTCATCCCGATTTCCGCTACATCTTCAATTCCTACTACGACCAGATCAGCGGGGGGTATTTCCCGCGCCCGCAGCGCGGCCTGCTGTCGCGGCCCACCGTCGCGGAGGTGTACCGCTACCGGCAATACGTCGACGGGCACATGGAGAAGTTGATTCGCACCGTGTCCGACAAGGACTGGCCACAGGTCAACGACAGGCTTCGTATCGGTGTCAATCACGAACAGCAGCACCAGGAACTGCTGCTGACCGATATCAAGTTCAACCTCGCCTTCAACCCCCTGCGTCCCGCCTACCGGTCGGACCTGCCCGCGAGCGAGCCACGCAACGTGCCCGATACGCAATGGATGCCCTTCGACGGCGGGCAGGCGACGATCGGGTTCTCCGGTGACGGATTCGCCTTCGACAACGAGGTCCCCGGCCACAAGGTGACCCTGGGGGACTACCGGCTGTCCAGCCGGCCCGTGACGAATGCGGGGTATCAGGAGTTCATCGAGGACGGTGGCTACGGGAATCCCGCCTTGTGGCTCGCGGACGGTTGGAGGATCGTGCGCACCGAAGACTGGACGGCGCCGCTGTACTGGGAGCGGCGCGACGGGGTCTGGGTCACCATGACCCTCGGCGGCCCCAGGCCGGTCGCCGCGACCGAACCGGTTGTCCATGTGAGTTACTACGAGGCGGACGCCTACGCGACCTGGGCGGGTAGGCGGTTGCCGACCGAGGCGGAGTGGGAGAATGCGGCCGGGACGGTTCCGGTGAAGGGCAATTTCGTCGAGAGCGGTTATCTGCATCCGCTGCCCGCCGCCGGCGAGGGAGAACTGCTGCAGATGTATGGCGACGTTTGGGAGTGGACGCAGTCGGCCTATCTGCCGTATCCAGGATACGCTCCGCCAGACGGTGCGCTGGGCGAATACAACGGCAAGTTCATGTGCGGACAGATGGTCATGCGTGGAGGGTCCTGCGCCACACCGACCGATCACATCCGACCCAGCTACCGGAACTTTTTCTATCCCCGGGACCGATGGCAATTCAAGGGGTTTCGCCTGGCGGAAGACGCATAG
- the egtD gene encoding L-histidine N(alpha)-methyltransferase gives MAKQIDFYDFHPTLADFKTEVLGGLSRSPRHIPPKFFYDREGSRLFDAITELPEYYPTVTEIRILRQHGKEIAAHVGRDALLLELGSGSSRKIRTLLDALAPAVYMPIDISREHLMASAQDLSASYPALEVHAACADYSSHFALPYSPPDDLRRAAFFPGSSIGNFDPADAAAFLRRIAAMVGEGGRLLIGVDLKKDRDRLEAAYNDSRGVTAAFNLNLLRRINRELSGDFDTEAFSHRAFYDAEQGRIEMHLVSRIAQIVTVAGRAFRFAAGQTVHTENSYKFTVDEFQRLASESGFEPECVWTDDDGLFSVHCLRSYGTTD, from the coding sequence ATGGCAAAACAGATCGATTTCTACGATTTTCATCCCACACTTGCCGACTTCAAGACCGAGGTCCTGGGGGGCCTTTCCCGGTCACCCCGCCACATCCCGCCGAAGTTCTTCTACGATCGGGAAGGGTCGCGCCTGTTCGATGCGATCACCGAACTGCCGGAGTACTACCCGACGGTGACGGAAATCCGAATCCTGCGCCAGCACGGTAAGGAGATCGCGGCGCACGTGGGTCGGGACGCCCTGCTGCTGGAACTTGGCAGCGGCAGCAGCCGGAAGATACGCACCCTGCTCGATGCGCTCGCCCCGGCCGTCTACATGCCGATCGACATCTCCCGCGAACACCTGATGGCGTCGGCACAGGACCTCTCGGCAAGCTATCCCGCACTGGAGGTGCACGCGGCATGCGCGGACTATTCCAGCCATTTTGCACTGCCGTACTCTCCTCCGGACGACCTCCGACGCGCGGCGTTCTTTCCGGGTTCGAGCATCGGGAACTTCGATCCCGCGGACGCGGCCGCGTTCCTGCGGCGGATCGCCGCGATGGTGGGCGAGGGGGGACGGTTGCTGATCGGGGTCGACCTGAAGAAGGACAGGGACCGCCTGGAGGCCGCCTACAATGACAGCCGGGGCGTGACGGCCGCATTCAACCTCAATCTGCTGCGCCGCATCAACCGGGAACTTTCCGGCGACTTCGACACCGAGGCATTCTCTCACAGGGCGTTCTATGATGCGGAACAGGGGCGGATCGAAATGCATCTGGTCAGCCGCATCGCGCAGATCGTGACCGTCGCGGGTCGGGCTTTCCGGTTCGCGGCGGGGCAGACTGTACATACTGAAAATTCGTACAAGTTCACCGTTGACGAGTTTCAGCGGCTGGCCTCGGAATCCGGGTTCGAGCCCGAGTGTGTCTGGACGGATGACGATGGCCTGTTCAGCGTACACTGCCTGAGGAGTTACGGCACCACCGATTGA